ACAGGGGTTGAGTGGGAGAGTGTTCGCTAGAGGTCAAGTATAGTTTGCCGTCTGCAACGCAGGCGATGCCGATGGGGTAATTACCATATGGAGATTCATCGCCGTATTGAGCAGCAGTGTAGTTCCAGAGAAGTTCACCGGTTTTAATATCGTAGGCATTCATTATGCCGCCGTAACCAAGCGATAGCAGTTTACCTTGGTATATGTTGTAGGATAATCCGTAGAAGTTCATTTGCGATTCAGGCGTACTTGTCTTCCACAATTGCTGCATCGTGTCGAGGCTGTAGCACCACCAGTTCCTTGAAAGAGATTCACTGTAGAGGAAAACGCCATCTTCAGGGTCAACAACAGGTCCACTCATAGCGCCACTTGTGAATGTACCAAATGCTGATAGGCTGTTGTAAGTTGTCTCTGGAGGCGTGAATTTGCGGTTCCAAAGGGTAGCACCCATTGGGCCCTTTGAGGGGTCAAGATTCAACGCCCAGAGGTTGCCTTGAACGATTGTTTCGTTGGGGGAGTTCTTTCCGGCTGTGCCGCCGATAATCATGTTGCCTTCGCGAACTGCATAGATGGTACCTGAAATGTCACTGCCTATGGATACGTTTAATGAGTAGCCGTTGTTGCCGTCGAAGGTTTTGTTAAGTGTAGGTCGCCACATCCAATAGTCGTTACTGGCGAAGTATGGCTTGTACCAGATGGCTTGGCTGGTGTTCCAAACTTGCAGGTAATTTTTGGGGTTGGTGGTGTTTCCGTAGTTTTGTATGTGGTATGCGGTTATGCTTCCGTCTTTGCCATAGACTTGGTCGTAGCTGACAAAGAAGCCTCCGCCGCCTGTTGCCCAGCTGGGTATGTTGTTAATGCTACAGATGTAGTTGCTTGAGTATGCATCAAACATCATCCAAGACGCATTGGGGTTGGGTGTGCCAAAGAAGTCTGCGTAGGGTTTGCTCCATAGATAGGGGAAGCCGCCGTGTTGGTTAGGTGACTCGTAATCGTAGATTTGTCCAAAAGAGAGCGCTTCGCCTGCGATGCTGCCTGATGAGGAGAAACCGCCGCCTGTTCCAACGACTGGGCCCGTGGTGTTGTGGAAGTAGAGGGTTTCGCCAGTGTATAAGTCAAGGCAGTACCAGCCTTCTCGGGGCAGTGATTGAACGTTGTAGAACACTTTGCCGTCAAGAATTATTGGGGGCGTAAAGGATAGACCTTCGTAGTGCGCAGTTTGATATCCTGTTTCGCCGAATCGTTCGTCCATGATGCCGCCAGACCACATGGGTGTTGCCCATAAAATGTGGGCGCTTTCAGGTCCTAGTCCGTAACCGAAGTTTTGTGTTGGACCATTTACTTGGGCTGCTCCAGCTAACCAGTTGCCAGCTAGCACATACTGGTTTCTGCTCATAGCGTTTATGGGGCGTGTCCAATAGCTGTCAGGTAGTGGTGCTTCAGGCCACATGGGGATTGGAGCTTCTTGCACTGTTAGGGTTATGGGGTCGCTTTGGCTGGCGAGGTAGGTGTCGTTCATATTGTTGTATCCAGAACTCATTGCACCAAATCCTGGAGGTAAGCCGTTAGGTGAACCGTCAATTTTCTTTGAATCCATGCGAGCGACGATAGTGTAGTCTCCAACTTCAGTAGGTGAGAAAGTTGTCCATGAACCGCCGACTGGGTCGGAAAGGAAGGGCCCCAGTGTTGATTCGACTCCGGCAGGTGAGGTTATGTCAATCCAGAATGTCCATGCGTCGCCATACTTGCCCTGCGCTGTAGGTGGCACTGCATTGCTCCAGAAGACTATGACTGTTGTTTGTCCAACGCCTATGACTTCGTTTGTGACTGCAACGTATGTCCAAGTTGGCACATTCCATGGAGGGGTGTGTGCCTCAGTGAGGGGTAATGCAATCATCGAAATTGTTATGGATAACATTAGGCTCAACGCGAATGTTAACATTATTTTCTTTTTTTGCATAATTTTTCGCCTTTTTCTGTGTTAGCCACTTTTTGGTTTTTTCTATAAAAGTAAGCGCCGTAAGTTTGTTTAACATAGCCTGTCGTAAGAGAGTAAGCTGACAAGCGTTTAACGGAAATTAATAAATATATAATCAGTTGATACACGAAAAGCAGAGGCAGGGCTTTGAAGGGGTTAGGTGAAGCTCAAACTCTGATGAATCTGGGTTTGACTGCATCTCAAGGCAAGGTGTACCTTGCGCTTCTACGATTAAGAGGCGGCTCAAAAGGGACAATCATTGCAAAATTTGCTGGTGTCCCTCGACAAGACGTCTATCGGCTTCTAGATGAGCTACAAGCCTTGGGCATTGTCCAGAAGACACTGGCTAGACCCGCAAAGTTTCGCAGTGTTCCCCCACAAGAAGCGGTTAATATTCTTCTACAAAGAAAAATCGGCGACTTCGACGAATTAAAAGATCAAGCCCAACAGTTTGTTCAAAGAGCCACTCTAAACTTAAATGAAATACCCCTCCTATCCGAAGAGGAACAATTCGCATTAATCACCGAACGAGAAGCCATCATCAACAAGATAAAAGAAGAATTGGATAACCTCCAGCACACCGTTGACTGCGTCGCTTCAATTAATGAGGTCCTGCCGTGGTTTGATTTTTTGTCGGGTTCCGTTGATTCTTTGTTGAACAGGGGTTTAAAAGTCCGTTGGATTACAGCGATACCCGACAGGAACCAGTTGCCCAAACAGTACCAAAATTGCCTAAAATACCGCAATTTCAACATCAAATATCTGTCAAGCCCCCTAAAGCCTAAATGCGTAATTTTCGACGGCAAAGTAGTCCTGTTAAGCACTTTCACAGGCTCCAGTTTCATGCATTTGCCCTCATTATGGTCAAATAACGAGTCTTTACTAAACGTCGTGATGGGTTATTTTGAAGCTTGCTGGAAAAACGCTACTCTACATTACCCAGTAGAAAATAAAAAATGTGTAGAAATGTTCACAACAAAAAGATAACCAACCCGTTTGAGTACTCAGCACGTGATTGTGTCGTCTACATTACAAATAGTAATCTGCCGCTTCTTCAGCGACCCTTGCCTTTGCGGTCCTTTTTCCAAAGTAGAGATTGATTAAACGGGCAATTAAAATCGCGATGTACAAAACGCCCACTATGGGTTCTATCATGACTATTGACTGAGCTTGTAAAGTAATTGGAGTTAAAACGCCGCCAACGCTGGTTAGTACATAATAACTAAAGTAAATAAAAACTGGAAAGCCCAACGTACCTTCGGGGGTTACAACCACAAATGACCCCGGAGTAACCAGTTCTACTAAGTGATAAAATGAACCCCACGTCAACCCTATTAACAGGTATGTGGCGATACCGCCCCAGATATAGTCAGAAGTGAAATGCTCTTCAACTTTGTTTGTCGCTAAGTCAGCAAAGATAATAATGGTTACCGACGCTAAAGTTAGCGAGGTTAGAATTCTGTTAACTAATTCAGTTGTATCTGTTGCGAGGATAATGTTTAGAGCAATCGAGAAAAGAGTTGCACATATGAGCAATAAACAAATTTTTCCACCAACCCTTACGCGGTAAACAGAGAAGCTGATGGTGATTAAAATGAAGGCTACCCAGAACCCAAGTATCAGTCGACCAAAGGCGTATTGAGTGAAGGTATAGGGAATTATGATTAGAAAAATCATGATAGATATGCAAACTAGCAGATATTTTGTTCTAGCAAGCCAACTTCGAATTTTACACCAAGAAAGCCCTTTTAACATTGCCCACCGCCTAAAAAAGAAGTTAACAGAGCCAGAAAAGAGCACTATTCTTTTCAAAGAACTCTGCGTTTGTGGGTTTTTAAACATTTAACCATTTCACCAAAGCCTCATTTGCAGGTCTATCAAAAGGTAGAAAGATATGATTGTGCGCTCACAATAACAAATTTTTATCCGTAAGCAAGCATGTCCCCTTTTAGGCATTGCATACCGTTTTTTTGGGTTCAACTATGACCAAAGATGACACATCTATTTTTTCGTCAGCATCTCATCTTGTAAGAGTACTCATCCTAGCAGCCATCATAGGCGCAATAACTAGTCTACTAACAATCGTTTACCTGTTTATTGTTAGCTGGGGCGAAGCATTCTTTGAAACACCACCTCAAGGACTGCAGATAGAAATGTTTTGGCCCCTTATTCTGCTGACTATAGGCGGAGTAGTTGTTGGGTTAACTATCAAATATGCTGGAGAACACATCCAGTTAGGGTCAACCCAAAAAGAGTTCACTGAAAAAAAAGGACGCTTAGATTACCGCCATTTACCGAGCATAGTAACGCAATGTGTACTTTCTCTGTGGAGTGGGGCTTCAGTTGGTCCAGAAGGGGGACTGGCAGATGTAGGCGGTGGCACGGCTACGCTGCTTGCAGAAAAGCTCAAGATTAGAGCAAGCTCGATAATTTTTGTAACTTACTGCGGTGTGGCGGGCAGTTTCGGGTCTTTTTTTGGGAGCCCACTTATAGGCGCTTTCGTAGCCATGGAGTACCTGTTTATCCAAGGAATACCCTATGTTGAATTGCTTGTCCCCGGATTAGTCTCAGCAACTGTGGGCTACTTGGTTTATTATCATGTTTTCAACATTACCATTTCAGGAATTTTGATCTTCCCAGAATATGCCTCACCATTATTCATTGATCTCCTTTGGGCACTTGTGATAGGAGTAATTGGCGGGTTTTTTGGGGTATATTACAGGTGGCTGTATGCAAAACTCGAAAAGCACCTGTTCAACAGACTAAAAAGCAGCCCAATTAAAAGAGGTTTAATTGGAGGAGTAACTGTGGGTCTTATTGGCTCGTTTGTTCCCTTACTACTCCACTCAGGTCAAACCGAAATAGTTAGCATTCTATTCCAAAGCAGCGCGTACACGGTTGGTTTTCTACTGCTTCTCATGATAGGCAAATCTTTTGTAACAGCAATATCGTTTAACACAGTTTTTAAGGGAGGACCAGTTTTTCCCTATCTATTCATGGGCGGCACAATGGGTTTAGCTATCACCCAATTGTTACCCTTTATTCCGCAAGGTGTCGGAGTCACCGCGGGCATGGCAGCCGTTGCTAGCGCCCTCTTTCCCTTACCTATTTCAGTAATTCTCCTTGTTTCATTGATGTCCCAAATCAACTTGATTCCCATGATAGCCATAGCATCAATTGTTGGCTTTCTAATTAATCGGTATATGACTAAATTTGTAGCCGCCAAGTAACTAGCTGACCAATCAATTAGGCACTTGCCTTGAACCATCAGTACAAAAAGAAAATATACTCGAATTAATATTGAAACAATAGGTCACTTTTTTGGAAGATAATACACGTCTAGCACTTATTCGCACCTTACTTGCTGCAGAAAGAAATTACTTAGCCATAGAAAGAACGCAACTATCCCAGTTACGCACCGGTTTATCGCTTGCCGTTATCGCCCCCTCGGCTGCAGCAACCTTGTCATACGCTTTTAGTTATTTTCCCGAAAGCATCCAAGTCGAGATCATATTTTATATCTTTTTTACAGCACTCACAGTATTTGGAACATACATGAGTATTTCGGCATACCGAAAATTGAGTAAGACAAGAAAAGTTCAAAAAATAATCCGAAATAGACAAACAGAAGTCATGTCACAAACAGAATTTTTAGAGCAATATTTCAAAGATATCCTGATAAAAAGCTAAAAGGCTAAGCATTGCTGAGAAAAAGATTCCACGATTATTTGTGCCAAAGCTCCATAATATCTGAAGCAGGATAACCCGCGCGCAACAAATCTGCCATAATTTGCATTGGTTCTTTTGTATGCGTAAAAAAATCTTTCAACCCTACGCACAACCAATTCAGGTTTTCTTCGCCATCAAGTGTTCTTAGAACACGATTTTTTGGGCATTCCCCGTAACAAGTAAACAAGAACTCGCATGCTCGACAGTAATGGGGAATTTTTTTCCATTTGGCATCTCCAAAATTCTTTTGTTTACTGCTAAAAACAAGGTCCGCCAATGGAGTGTCTAGTATATTCCCTAAAAGGTAGTTTGGTTCTACAAAGTGGTCGCAGCTATAAACGTCGCCGTTATGTTCGAGAGCGACACCCTCCCCACATTTGGGGCTCAATATACAAAGAGACGAATAACCCCGAACATACGAGCATAACACGCCATCGAAAAACTGAATAAACATCTTGCCAACATCGTGAGCTATCCATTCATCAAAAATATCAATTAAAAACCGCCCATACTGATTCGGATTCACCGAGCGATCAGTAATACAGTTGCCTTCTTGGTTTCCTGTTTCATTGTCTCTCTCAACAATAGGAATAAACTGCAGAAAAGGCGTTTTTAATTCATCACGAAAAAAACGGTAAACTTCAAGCGGGTGCTGGCTGTTTACTGCGTTAATGGTGCAGAGAATATTAAATTCAACGTTGTGTTGCCGCATCAGATGGACGCTACGGAGTACCTTGTCAAAAACAGAATTGCCCAGTTTGTCTTTTCGGTAAGCATCATGCATTTTTTTGGGACCATCAACGCTTAAACCCACCAAAAAATTATTATCATGCAAAAAACGGCACCATTCATCATCAATCAAAACACCATTGGTTTGTAAAGTATTCTCAACCGTCACGCCAGAGCGAACTGTCTGCTTTATTACGTCCATGGCGCGGCGAAAAAAGTCTAAACCCATCAGTGTGGGTTCGCCGCCCTGCCAAGCAATAGTTACAGTAGGTGACGTGTGAGCCTCTATGGTTTGGTGGATGTATTTTTCCATGATTTCCAATGACATTTGGAAGTTACTGTTGGGGTACAGTTGCTTCTTTTTTAAATAGAAGCAGTAATCGCAGTTTAGGTTGCACATAGAACCCGCAGGCTTAGCCATGACGTGAAAAGCCCGAACTGCTTGCTCTCTTTGAGTCATCATCAAATCTCAAGATTAGTTATGGTTAGTGTAGACCAGCTCCATTTGCATCCTTTAACTGCTCCATCACGCGATCCAAATTAAACGCGGCAGGTTTCTGACGGGGGGGAAACTCTTTAAAACTCTGAATCATTTCTGCCACATATGCTTGAGCTGGAACAACCAAAAACGCATGCTCAATAACCCAATCCCAATACGTATTTGAGTTCTCATCTGCACGCTCAAAGGGATCTCGGCGCAAATTAAAAATCTTCGGAACCCGCAACGGAACAAAAGGCTCAGCCCACAACGCCAAAGTTTTAGCTCGTTGCTCCATAAAAACCAACTTCCAATCATTATACCTAAGTGCCACAAGCTGACCATCATCATCGATATAGAAAAACGATTTGCGGGGGCTTTCTTTTTCTTGCCCCATAAAGTAAGGCAACATGTTGATGCCATCGATGTGTACTTTAAACTTCTTTGAACCCGCAGTGTAACCTTGTAGTAATTTTTCTTTTACGTTCGGCTCTCCTGAAGCTGCTAAAAGCGTTGGAAGCCAATCCTGATGAGAAACAATACCATTTAAAACCAGACCTGCAGGAAACTTGTTGGGCCAGCGAGCAAAAGCGGGAACGCGCCAAGCGCCCTCCCAGTTAGTGTTTTTCTCGCTCCTAAAGGGAGTTATCCCACCATCAGGCCACGCATTGTAGTGAGGACCATTATCTGTTGAATACATTACCAAAGTGTCTCCCGCTATGTCTAATTCGTCGAGTTTACCCAGAAGTTTACCGATGTTTTCATCGTGGGCAACCATCACATCATTATAAAATCCGCCTTTGCCACTTTTACCCAAATGCTTCGCTGCGGGATGAGTTCTAAAATGCATAGCTGTAGTGTTATACCAAACAAAAAATGGTTTTCCCGACTTTTTAGTGTCCTCAATAAATCTGAGGGCATTCTCAGTTATTTCATCATCAATAGTCTCCATTCGTTTCTTATTCAACGGTCCAGTGTCGTCAATTTTGCCGCCAGCAAAACTATGCAGAACCCCACGAGGACCAAACTTTTTTCTAAATTCGAAATCTTTAGGATAATCAGGGTCTTCAGGCTCCTCCTCCGCGTTTAAATGGTACAAGTTTCCAAAAAACTCATCAAACCCATGATTTGTGGGCAAAAAGTCGTCACGGTCGCCTAAATGGTTTTTACCGAATTGCCCCGTGGCGTAGCCTAATGGTTTAAGCAATTCAGCGATTGTTGGATCTTCCGGTCGTAATCCCAAGTCAGCGCCAGGCATTCCCACCTTTGTTAAGCCAGTTCTAACAGGGTTTTGACCAGTAATAAATGCGGCACGTCCAGCAGTACAACTTTGTTGACCATAATAGTCCGTGAAAGAAATTCCTTCGTTAGCTATGCGGTCTATATTGGGCGTTTGATACCCCATTTGAGCTCTGCTGTTGTAGCTGATGTTCCACCAGCCGATGTCATCGCCCCACATTACAAGAATATTAGGTTTGGTATTTTGACTCACGCACAATCACCTAAAAAAACTCAAAAAAGACATGTACCATTGGGCTGTATCGGGTACTTAATGATTTGTGGTTACCTTATCACAGTACAACCCGTAGGGACAAACACAGCAGACCCTTTGACCTGCCAATTGGGCAAGTAAAAAACGAAAATGAAATGCTGAAAGAAGACTCCAGCAGACAACTCTAAGCAAACGGGCAAGCGCCCACTCGCTTAATTTTTTGAATTAACACTTTTTCTCTTCGGTTTTAGCGAAATCTTCCTTGAATTTCTTAATTCCAATGTCAGTCAACGGATGATTCCACATCTTAGCTAAGACATCGGCAGGTATCGTTGCAATATGAGCACCAGTTTTTGCTGCTTCCAAAACATGAACCGGATGCCTAATGCTGGCAACAATTACTTTGGTCTTAAAGCCATAGTTCTTGTAAATTTGCATTATATCCCGAATTAGGTCCATTCCATCTTCGGATATGTCATCTAGTCTCCCGATAAAAGGCGAAACGTAGCTTGCACCAGCCTTCGCTGCAATTAGCGCTTGATTTGCACTAAAAACCAACGTTACGTTTGTTTTAACTCCCTTTCCTTCGAGGATTTTTGCAGCTTTAATTCCTTCCTGAGTAAACGCAATCTTTACTACGACATTTTTTGCCCATTTCGAATATGCTTCTCCCTCACGAACAATCTCATCGCAAGTATCAGCATTTCCTTCAACTGAAATAGGACCAGTTATTACTTTTGCAATCTCAGCAATTATCGCTTGTTGACTTTTTCCACCCTCTTTTGCAATAAGAGTTGGATTTGTTGTAACTCCATCGACAACGCCAAGTGCTGCGGCTTTTTTAATCTGTTCAACATTTGCAGTATCTAAAAAGAATTCCATCTTTTCTACCTCAAATAAACTAAAGTTATAATGATCAACTACTCTCCTCATTCATCACGCGCAATTCTTTTTTGTAGTTCTCACGAACGAATTCGGCAATTCCTTCGGAGTCAAGACCAAATTTTTTCATAAGTTCAAGTGGTTCTCCTGATTCGCAAAATATATCTTTTATCCCAAGGCGCCTTAACGTGCAAGGGGTCGACTTTCCCGATTCACTTAAAACTTCTGCAATAGCGCCTCCGAGCCCACCTGTTATTTGATGATCCTCCACACTAACTATAAAGCCAGTTTGTTTTGCCCAAAAATTAATCATGTCCTTATCAATTGGCTTAATTGTATGACAATCAATCACTGCGCACGAGATTCCTTCGGATTCAAGTTTCTCCGCGGCAATTATGGATTCATACACTTGGGGTCCACATGCAAAAATTGCAACATCTTTGCCATCGCGATAAAGGTTTGCCTTCCCAATGGTAAAAGGAGTTAAATGTGTGGTAAATACGGGCATTTTCTCTCGGCAAGATCGGATGTATACGGGACTTTTTATTTTACTTGCCTCAATGGTTGCTTTCCTTGCCTCTTCATAATCGGCTGGAACAATAACTATCATGTTTGGAAGAACACGAGTAATTGCAATGTCTTCTAAGGCTTGGTGAGACGCTCCGTCGGGTCCAACTGTGACGCCAGTATGGGAACCGTGCAATTTTACGGGCACATTATTGTAGCAGATTGAAACACGAACCTGATCCCAATTTCTTCCAGGCGAGAAAACGGCATAAGCGGAGATAAAAACTGTTTTTCCTAATGAAGCGATTCCTGCAGCAACACCGGCCATATTCTGTTCAGAAACGCCAACTTGAACAAATCGATCAGGATATTTTTCAGCAAACCAATGAGTACGGGTACTTTCAGAAACATCAGCAGTTAATACCCATAGGTTAGGATTTTCAGCACCTACTTCTACTAATGCTTTACCAAATCCGTCGCGACTTGGTTTTTTATTCTGGGGAGCGTCAATATTCTCAATTAGCCCCATTTGACTATTAATTTTTGATGAATTTACCATTTTAACACCATGAAACATTTCTGAATTATTTTTTGGTCTACTCGCTCTCTCCATTGCGATAGAACTTTCTCTCCTCTTCAAGATCTTCTAAGGCGGTTAATGCTTCTTTGTCACCCGGTGATTTCCCATGCCATTCCGTGATAAATTCCATGAATGAGATGTCTTTTCCAGGAACGGTATGTGCGATGATCATGGTTGGTTTATCGATTACCGTTTTGGCTTCATTACATGCTGAAATTATTTGTTGAATATTATGGCCATCTATGTTGATTAAGTGCCATCCGAAGGCTCTATATTTTTCTTCAAGGGGTTCTAGTGGAAGAACGTTTTCAGTAAATCCATCGATTTGAATATTGTTTCGGTCCATTATTACAGTTAAATTTCCAAGTTTAAATTTAGCGGCTAAGAGCGCAGCTTCCCAGATTTGTCCCTCGTTATGCTCACCATCTGAACAAACGCAGTAAA
This genomic stretch from Candidatus Bathyarchaeota archaeon harbors:
- a CDS encoding arylsulfatase, with the translated sequence MSQNTKPNILVMWGDDIGWWNISYNSRAQMGYQTPNIDRIANEGISFTDYYGQQSCTAGRAAFITGQNPVRTGLTKVGMPGADLGLRPEDPTIAELLKPLGYATGQFGKNHLGDRDDFLPTNHGFDEFFGNLYHLNAEEEPEDPDYPKDFEFRKKFGPRGVLHSFAGGKIDDTGPLNKKRMETIDDEITENALRFIEDTKKSGKPFFVWYNTTAMHFRTHPAAKHLGKSGKGGFYNDVMVAHDENIGKLLGKLDELDIAGDTLVMYSTDNGPHYNAWPDGGITPFRSEKNTNWEGAWRVPAFARWPNKFPAGLVLNGIVSHQDWLPTLLAASGEPNVKEKLLQGYTAGSKKFKVHIDGINMLPYFMGQEKESPRKSFFYIDDDGQLVALRYNDWKLVFMEQRAKTLALWAEPFVPLRVPKIFNLRRDPFERADENSNTYWDWVIEHAFLVVPAQAYVAEMIQSFKEFPPRQKPAAFNLDRVMEQLKDANGAGLH
- a CDS encoding anaerobic sulfatase maturase: MTQREQAVRAFHVMAKPAGSMCNLNCDYCFYLKKKQLYPNSNFQMSLEIMEKYIHQTIEAHTSPTVTIAWQGGEPTLMGLDFFRRAMDVIKQTVRSGVTVENTLQTNGVLIDDEWCRFLHDNNFLVGLSVDGPKKMHDAYRKDKLGNSVFDKVLRSVHLMRQHNVEFNILCTINAVNSQHPLEVYRFFRDELKTPFLQFIPIVERDNETGNQEGNCITDRSVNPNQYGRFLIDIFDEWIAHDVGKMFIQFFDGVLCSYVRGYSSLCILSPKCGEGVALEHNGDVYSCDHFVEPNYLLGNILDTPLADLVFSSKQKNFGDAKWKKIPHYCRACEFLFTCYGECPKNRVLRTLDGEENLNWLCVGLKDFFTHTKEPMQIMADLLRAGYPASDIMELWHK
- a CDS encoding transketolase family protein, which produces MVNSSKINSQMGLIENIDAPQNKKPSRDGFGKALVEVGAENPNLWVLTADVSESTRTHWFAEKYPDRFVQVGVSEQNMAGVAAGIASLGKTVFISAYAVFSPGRNWDQVRVSICYNNVPVKLHGSHTGVTVGPDGASHQALEDIAITRVLPNMIVIVPADYEEARKATIEASKIKSPVYIRSCREKMPVFTTHLTPFTIGKANLYRDGKDVAIFACGPQVYESIIAAEKLESEGISCAVIDCHTIKPIDKDMINFWAKQTGFIVSVEDHQITGGLGGAIAEVLSESGKSTPCTLRRLGIKDIFCESGEPLELMKKFGLDSEGIAEFVRENYKKELRVMNEESS
- the fsa gene encoding fructose-6-phosphate aldolase: MEFFLDTANVEQIKKAAALGVVDGVTTNPTLIAKEGGKSQQAIIAEIAKVITGPISVEGNADTCDEIVREGEAYSKWAKNVVVKIAFTQEGIKAAKILEGKGVKTNVTLVFSANQALIAAKAGASYVSPFIGRLDDISEDGMDLIRDIMQIYKNYGFKTKVIVASIRHPVHVLEAAKTGAHIATIPADVLAKMWNHPLTDIGIKKFKEDFAKTEEKKC
- a CDS encoding chloride channel protein gives rise to the protein MTKDDTSIFSSASHLVRVLILAAIIGAITSLLTIVYLFIVSWGEAFFETPPQGLQIEMFWPLILLTIGGVVVGLTIKYAGEHIQLGSTQKEFTEKKGRLDYRHLPSIVTQCVLSLWSGASVGPEGGLADVGGGTATLLAEKLKIRASSIIFVTYCGVAGSFGSFFGSPLIGAFVAMEYLFIQGIPYVELLVPGLVSATVGYLVYYHVFNITISGILIFPEYASPLFIDLLWALVIGVIGGFFGVYYRWLYAKLEKHLFNRLKSSPIKRGLIGGVTVGLIGSFVPLLLHSGQTEIVSILFQSSAYTVGFLLLLMIGKSFVTAISFNTVFKGGPVFPYLFMGGTMGLAITQLLPFIPQGVGVTAGMAAVASALFPLPISVILLVSLMSQINLIPMIAIASIVGFLINRYMTKFVAAK